In the Methanobacterium sp. genome, ACTAGATGATTATAGATTAGAAAATAATAATTAGAGGCCATAAAATGTTTATAATTCCTGCAGTTGACATAAAAAATGGTAAATGCGTGCAGTTAGTGCAAGGAAAACCTGGTACCGAGCAAATTATTCTTGATAATCCTGTTGAAGTTGCTCTTGAATGGGAAAATAGAGGAGCCAAAATTTTACACGTGATTGATCTTGGTGGGGCCCTGGAAGAAGGTGGTAATCTTTCTGTAGTGGAAGAAATTGTCAGAAAAGTTTCAACACCCATCCAAATGGGTGGGGGTATCCGTACCATCGATGATGCCAACTATTTACTGAATATGGGTGTTGATAAAATCATTTTAGGAACTTTGGCTATTGAAAATCCATCTACTGTTAAGGAATTGGCCAGTGAATTTGGAAGTGAACGGATCATTGTGGCCCTGGACAGTAAAGACTCCCAAGTAGTGGTACGGGGATGGACTGAAAAAACAGCTCAGAAAGCTCCTGTACTAGGAAAAATCATGGCAGAACATGGAGCTGGAAGCATATTATTTACCAATGTTGATCATGAAGGCCTGTTGGGCGGATTTAAAGTTAATCCCCTTTTAGAATTATTAAATGCAGTGGATATACCAGTTATTTATTCCGGTGGTGTGAGTACCTTGGAAGATATCTCAGTTCTCAGTAAAACGGATGCATATGGAGTGGTTATTGGATCTGCATTTTATAAAGGTACCATAACCTTTGAAGATGCCCTGATTTATGAAAAAAATAGGAATTAATTTTTTAGTATAGTTTATAAAACCCCTTGATTGCACTTAACTTTTTTCATATGCAACCTATAAAGTAAATCCGGTCCTTATAATAGTTTTTTCAGCAATATCAACTATTTTACGTATTTTAAGGATCTGATCCGGATTGGTGGATATGCTAGTTATACCTGTTCTCACCAACCACCACACAATAGCCTGGTCTGAACTTGCGTGGCCACAGATACAACTTTCAATTCCTTGTTGGTTGCACTTATCGATGACCATTTCCATCATCATCAAAACTGAAGTATGAGTTAAATTAAAGAGTTTGGCCACGTTCACCCCTCTCCGGTCCACTGCCAGTGCTGACATGGCCATATCACTCATTCCGAGAGTAACAAAATCAATACCCTCTTCAATGAAGTTATCAAAAGTGAAAACCGCAGATGGTGTTTCAATAGATGCCCCTACTGGCAGATCACGGTGGGGTCTTATCCCAACTTGGCGCATGATGTTTTTGGCTTCCACATATTCGGATATATCCCTTATTAAAGGTATTTTAACCGCTAAATTATCATATCCCTCATCTATTAGTAGGGATAATGCTTCAAACTCTGCTTTAAGAATTTTAGTGTTTTGAATATCTTTGTGAATACCTCTCAAACCAAGTAATGGATTTTTTTCGTCAGGTTCTATACTTCCACCATCTAGTCGTTTCAATTCATCCGTGGGAATGTCAAAAGTACGAAACCAGACGGGTTTGGGATGAAATGCCTCGGCAATGGTTCTCACTGATTCTATAATTACATCAGTAAGCTTTC is a window encoding:
- a CDS encoding 1-(5-phosphoribosyl)-5-[(5-phosphoribosylamino)methylideneamino]imidazole-4-carboxamide isomerase, with protein sequence MFIIPAVDIKNGKCVQLVQGKPGTEQIILDNPVEVALEWENRGAKILHVIDLGGALEEGGNLSVVEEIVRKVSTPIQMGGGIRTIDDANYLLNMGVDKIILGTLAIENPSTVKELASEFGSERIIVALDSKDSQVVVRGWTEKTAQKAPVLGKIMAEHGAGSILFTNVDHEGLLGGFKVNPLLELLNAVDIPVIYSGGVSTLEDISVLSKTDAYGVVIGSAFYKGTITFEDALIYEKNRN
- a CDS encoding phosphoenolpyruvate synthase, yielding MIIIRGIGTGPYIGVGQVRKIENDDDLRNLKGGEIVVVSTASRDMLSYLHRAGGVVTDYGGITSHVAIVLREMKVPCIVGTGNGTEKLKEGTIVTVDGNTGNIYQGFMEREGKHKSSTVYYPATNIKVNLNVPEIARKVAPWTDGVGSIRIENSIIRTGKHPQVLLEEGKLTDVIIESVRTIAEAFHPKPVWFRTFDIPTDELKRLDGGSIEPDEKNPLLGLRGIHKDIQNTKILKAEFEALSLLIDEGYDNLAVKIPLIRDISEYVEAKNIMRQVGIRPHRDLPVGASIETPSAVFTFDNFIEEGIDFVTLGMSDMAMSALAVDRRGVNVAKLFNLTHTSVLMMMEMVIDKCNQQGIESCICGHASSDQAIVWWLVRTGITSISTNPDQILKIRKIVDIAEKTIIRTGFTL